Genomic segment of Macellibacteroides fermentans:
CCAGTAATATTTTCCATGCAGTTCGAGCATATTGTTAGGAAAGCGGGTAAGTTCCTGCATTTCAATTTTGCCATGAGACAGGGTGATCAATACGCTTCGTCCGCTGGTTGCACCCAGATCAATCGCTAAAAAGGTGTGTTTCTTCATAAAAAGAACAAAGTTTTTTAGTTGTAATGGTGCAAAAATAGAGCTTATGTTATTACTTTTGCTTTCGAAAGTGACCTTAAACCTTTCAATTTTGACATGAAAGAATCTTCGGCTGATCAGCTAAAATATTTATCTATCAATTCGCAGGATGAAGACTGGGGAATTGTGGTGACCACCGTAGGGTATCAGTTTATACCACCGGAGGGGCAGTATCCTCAATCAGCCCATCCGGAGTCGTACAATTTCAAACCTCAGACCGGCAGAATATTAAATGAATATCAGCTGGTTTATATCATAAAGGGTAATGGATACTTTTCGTCGCAGTCGGTCAGGAAACAACGGATTTCCGCCGGTACGATGATTTTGCTCTTTCCGGGCGAATGGCACAGCTATTATCCCGACAAGCAGACTGGGTGGGATGAGTACTGGGTAGGATTCCGGGGAGTTCATATAGATAAACGGGTGGAGAAAAGGTTCTTCACCAAAGAAGAGCCGTTGCATTCGATAGGGATAAGTGCCACAATTGTAGGCTTGTATCAAGATATATTACGCTTTGCCAGTCAGGAGAAGGCGGGTTATCAGCCCATGATTTCGAGTATTGTGCTTCATATTTTAGGAAGTGTTTATTATAAGGAAAGAAATAACTCTTTTACCGACTCCTACGCCGTAGAAAAAATAAACGAGGCACGTATCCTGATGAAAAACATGGTGGAGAAATCTCCCTCACCGGAACAGGTTGCAGCCGAGATCGGGGTGGGTTACTCTTGGTTCCGGCGGATGTTCAAGGAATATACAGGCACTTCGCCTGCCCAGTATCAACTACAACAAAAGCTATTGCGTGCCAAGGAGCTGCTTACCACCTCGGGCAAAAGTATCTCTGAGATTGCGTTTGTACTGAACTTTGAGAATCCGGGACAGTTCTCTACCTTTTTCCGCAAAAAAGAGGGGGTGACTCCTTCTGAGTTTCGGGAAAGAGTCCATTGACGTTATTCTTCAATATGTATAAAAACGTAACGCCACAGAGAACTTTCGCTCTCCATGGCGTCTAACACAGCTTTGGTTTTGGGATATGTTATTTACTTTCTGAAGCGTATGCTACAAGCATCCACACAAGTTTTTCCTGTTCTTTGAGATAATCGCTCATCAAGGCAACCGTTACCTCGTCTCCAGATTCGGAAGCTAACGACAACAACGCGCGTTCTTCACCAATCAGGTAGCTGTAAGTATCAAGTACATGTTTCAGTGATTCGGAAGCAGATGATACGCCGCTTACCTCTTTCACCTTAGAGACTTTCAGATATTGGCTGAAGTTATTTACGGGTACTCCTCCCAACATAAGGATACGTTCTGCCAATTCATCCACCTTTTCGGCTACATCATCATACATCTCCTCAAATTGTTTGTGCAAGACAAAGAATTGTGATCCTTTGATGTTCCAGTGAAAACCTCTCAGGTTTGCATAAAACACTTGATAATCCGCCAACAACTGTTGCAATGAACCAACTACTTTTTCTGCTGAACCTGCGTTTAATTTGATAAAATCTAATGTTTTCATATTCTTTTATTATTTAAATTAAATACTATTTCTTTTTTGTACTACAAAGATACTAGCTTAAATGTCACTTGTCAAACTGATAATTTCTATCTTTGCATAGATGAAATCTATTATAAGCAGCAACAGATGAATATACAACAATTGGAATACATTCTTGCGGTAGATACTTTCCGCCATTTTGCCAAAGCGGCCGAACATTGCAAT
This window contains:
- a CDS encoding Dps family protein; protein product: MKTLDFIKLNAGSAEKVVGSLQQLLADYQVFYANLRGFHWNIKGSQFFVLHKQFEEMYDDVAEKVDELAERILMLGGVPVNNFSQYLKVSKVKEVSGVSSASESLKHVLDTYSYLIGEERALLSLASESGDEVTVALMSDYLKEQEKLVWMLVAYASESK
- a CDS encoding AraC family transcriptional regulator; protein product: MKESSADQLKYLSINSQDEDWGIVVTTVGYQFIPPEGQYPQSAHPESYNFKPQTGRILNEYQLVYIIKGNGYFSSQSVRKQRISAGTMILLFPGEWHSYYPDKQTGWDEYWVGFRGVHIDKRVEKRFFTKEEPLHSIGISATIVGLYQDILRFASQEKAGYQPMISSIVLHILGSVYYKERNNSFTDSYAVEKINEARILMKNMVEKSPSPEQVAAEIGVGYSWFRRMFKEYTGTSPAQYQLQQKLLRAKELLTTSGKSISEIAFVLNFENPGQFSTFFRKKEGVTPSEFRERVH